The DNA sequence ACACCATGAGCGCAACCATGCGGGACGGAACGCAGCCATCGGATCCCAGGCTGATCGTGGCGCTGGATTTTCCCGATGCCAGGGCCGCAACAGGCCTGGCGACTCGCCTGGATCCCGGGCACTGCGCGGTCAAGGTGGGCTTCGAACTGTTCGTTGCCGAGGGACCGGCGCTGGTGGAACGCCTGCAGGAAATGGGCTTCCGGGTGTTTCTGGACCTGAAATTCCACGATATTCCGAATACGGTGGCCGCCGCCTGCCGGGCGGCCGCGCGGCTGGGTGTCTGGATGCTCAACGTGCATGCCGGGGGCGGGCTGGAAATGATGCGCTCCGCGCTCGAAGGCGTGCGTGCCGTCGCGCCGCAAAGTCGGCTGATCGCAGTGACCGTGCTGACGGCCAGCGACGCTGCCACGCTGCGGTCGGTCGGGATCGACCGAAGCCCCGACGAACAGGTGCTGTGGCTCGCGGATCTCGCGATCGCGCAGGCCGGGCTGGACGGGTTGGTCTGCTCGGCATTGGAAGCCGAGCGGCTGCGCCGGGCGCTGGGTCCGGACCCGTGGCTGGTGACTCCGGGCATTCGGCCCGCCGGTGCCGGCGTCGACGACCAGAAACGCATTGCGACACCGGCCGCTGCGATCCGCGCCGGGGCCTCGCATCTGGTAGTGGGTCGTCCGATCAGCCGGGCGCCGGATCCGGCGCTGGCCGCGGCCCGGCTGCTCGCCGAGATCGAATCCGCCTCCGGGGGCTGATACGGCCGCGCGATCTGCGCGTTCACGCTCGGTTCCGTTTCAGGGGTGGTAGCCGAGCGCCGCGCCGGTTAGGATGTC is a window from the Thioalkalivibrio paradoxus ARh 1 genome containing:
- the pyrF gene encoding orotidine-5'-phosphate decarboxylase, with product MRDGTQPSDPRLIVALDFPDARAATGLATRLDPGHCAVKVGFELFVAEGPALVERLQEMGFRVFLDLKFHDIPNTVAAACRAAARLGVWMLNVHAGGGLEMMRSALEGVRAVAPQSRLIAVTVLTASDAATLRSVGIDRSPDEQVLWLADLAIAQAGLDGLVCSALEAERLRRALGPDPWLVTPGIRPAGAGVDDQKRIATPAAAIRAGASHLVVGRPISRAPDPALAAARLLAEIESASGG